One Acidobacteriota bacterium genomic region harbors:
- a CDS encoding cytochrome c oxidase subunit 3: MSDAPEVGVLTGEWDGGALPYRIGHRKLGMWLFIMSDALTFAALLIAYSYARFSSQDWPTPFPFNPSIIFSTVMTLVLLSSSLTMVFAVDAGKRGKKRLARYWIWATMFFGSMFIILHMTEWNHLMSEGLYFNSLPQEWLKVWPNASILFGSAFFGITGLHMFHVFTGVIYLGLIATRIRKMTPEDIETCGLYWHFVDLVWMFVFPLIYIMSVDMDHKLTNLPH; this comes from the coding sequence ATGTCTGACGCACCGGAAGTCGGAGTCTTAACGGGTGAATGGGATGGCGGCGCGTTACCGTACCGCATCGGGCATAGAAAACTGGGAATGTGGTTGTTCATCATGTCGGATGCCCTGACTTTTGCGGCATTGTTGATTGCCTATAGCTATGCGCGGTTTTCAAGTCAGGATTGGCCCACACCTTTTCCGTTTAATCCGAGCATCATCTTTTCAACCGTGATGACCTTAGTGCTGCTGTCTTCGAGTTTGACTATGGTTTTTGCCGTTGATGCCGGAAAGCGCGGCAAGAAAAGACTGGCGCGTTATTGGATTTGGGCGACGATGTTTTTCGGCTCGATGTTCATCATCCTGCACATGACGGAATGGAACCATTTAATGAGCGAAGGACTCTACTTCAACAGCTTGCCGCAGGAATGGCTGAAGGTTTGGCCAAATGCGTCAATCCTGTTCGGTTCGGCATTTTTCGGCATCACCGGACTGCATATGTTTCACGTCTTCACGGGGGTGATTTATCTGGGATTGATTGCCACGCGCATTCGTAAGATGACTCCCGAAGACATAGAAACCTGCGGTTTGTATTGGCACTTCGTTGATTTGGTTTGGATGTTTGTCTTCCCGTTGATTTACATCATGTCCGTAGATATGGATCACAAACTGACCAACCTGCCGCATTAA
- a CDS encoding cytochrome c oxidase subunit 3 translates to MMAVSGINVKPGIGAGGGQHMGGDGGGPQGNDPNHPDWPPGFSRDDAIEPKKYKIGMWLGIISVAMLFVALTSAYIIRQIDKDSGGLAKDWFPLQIPSALWITTGVILISSITFEFARRALKKNQYEQFKNWLVITTALGAIFLIGQVIAWRQLAGQGIYLSSHPHSSFFYILSGLHAVHLIGGVMALSYVTLAALKLRITERKRNAVEVTSLYWHFMDGLWIYLFVLLFFF, encoded by the coding sequence ATGATGGCAGTTTCAGGAATCAATGTTAAGCCGGGAATCGGCGCAGGTGGTGGACAACACATGGGTGGAGATGGCGGCGGGCCGCAAGGCAATGACCCCAATCACCCGGATTGGCCGCCGGGCTTTTCGCGCGATGATGCTATCGAGCCGAAGAAGTATAAAATCGGTATGTGGCTGGGAATTATCAGTGTTGCCATGCTCTTTGTGGCATTAACCAGCGCCTACATCATCCGGCAAATCGATAAAGATAGCGGGGGCTTGGCGAAAGACTGGTTTCCTTTGCAAATCCCTTCGGCGTTGTGGATTACCACAGGGGTGATTTTAATCAGCAGCATCACTTTTGAATTTGCCCGGCGCGCCTTAAAGAAAAATCAATATGAACAATTCAAAAATTGGCTGGTTATCACCACGGCGCTCGGCGCGATCTTTCTTATCGGGCAGGTGATTGCGTGGCGACAGCTTGCGGGGCAGGGAATTTATCTGAGCAGCCATCCCCACAGTTCATTTTTTTATATCCTCTCCGGGTTGCACGCTGTGCATTTAATCGGCGGGGTGATGGCGCTCTCGTATGTGACCCTGGCTGCGCTTAAACTCAGAATAACCGAGCGAAAACGCAATGCCGTTGAAGTGACCTCTCTGTACTGGCATTTCATGGATGGCTTGTGGATTTATTTATTTGTATTGTTGTTTTTCTTCTAA